One region of Armigeres subalbatus isolate Guangzhou_Male chromosome 3, GZ_Asu_2, whole genome shotgun sequence genomic DNA includes:
- the LOC134224762 gene encoding uncharacterized protein LOC134224762 isoform X1, whose protein sequence is MISNSSSKNDKSKVATEKPKCDKAETTSTKSKERPYKLRHIRSFSRDYQQMSHIPLYCYLCRLQCKDDNRFAKHMTKHGRIFGFIRQVDDYLLEESSFTVRLDYRPDYARTLVYVRNVSPHSVLRLSRAYIHLADGHMKMLIESEMRLPWGTVSKFCFDSCLLSELDRSYGLILVGLADSKTEILELYHLQVTVLSHFVKEQLILKKPTIHCPLLNQYPVPMEKKIIYESFQWFNKYVATNHEQLSAVRNIVNRTSFPAPYILFGPPGTEKTSTIVEAVLQI, encoded by the exons atgatTTCTAATTCATCATCGAAAAATGATAAAAGTAAGGTCGCAACCGAAAAG CCAAAGTGCGATAAAGCCGAAACAACGTCGACAAAGAGCAAAGAACGTCCATACAAACTGCGACACATTCGGAGCTTCTCCCGCGATTACCAGCAGATGAGTCACATTCCGCTGTACTGCTATTTATGCCGGTTACAGTGCAAAGATGACAACCGTTTCGCCAAACACATGACGAAACACGGGCGCATATTTGGTTTCATTCGTCAGGTTGATGACTACCTTCTGGAGGAATCGAGTTTCACCGTGCGTTTGGACTACCGTCCCGATTACGCCAGAACGTTGGTGTACGTGCGGAACGTGTCACCCCATTCGGTGTTGCGACTTAGCCGGGCCTACATCCACCTGGCAGACGGTCACATGAAGATGCTGATTGAAAGCGAGATGCGCCTTCCTTGGGGTACGGTTTCAAAGTTTTGCTTCGACAGTTGCCTGCTGTCGGAGCTGGATAGAAGCTACGGACTGATATTGGTTGGACTGGCGGACTCAAAGACAGAAATATTGGAACTTTACCACCTGCAAGTGACCGTGTTGAGTCATTTCGTGAAAGAGCAgctaattttgaagaaaccaaCGATTCATTGTCCGCTGTTGAATCAGTATCCGGTACCGATGGAAAAAAAGATCATATACGAGAG TTTTCAATGGTTCAACAAATATGTCGCAACAAATCACGAGCAGCTGTCTGCTGTGCGAAATATCGTGAATCGGACTTCGTTCCCTGCTCCGTACATATTATTTGGACCACCCGGTACTGAAAAAACTTCAACTATCGTAGAGGCAGTTTTACAAATTTAG
- the LOC134227956 gene encoding serine/threonine-protein kinase ATR-like yields the protein MDDEPSMAASPSCSAPEQQERDKSSAVWETLITTLIDKVNKRSSYLEKILDMIRRDLTYDNPGLFPSSLLSTPDERDPVQACNFWLLNHLLHIGSIEEFCNIKKSVIELQKAILSASFVKQSWFLYEAANKYMDILEELNAFNPDKELILENFQMPEQNFDKLNCSCSFAPVVVQSKVSKATLTEICIHVLSQVVSLVDDLTNRSLRERAANTVTRSLIDGSLDEKTLCVMFFGQFLKLCTVFTSDLEHLVWEVLSVVEISLERFNRWLSSEITRVKSLEQFKTALVDFYGKLNALRFDRNPSIWRQKMFQSSMRILKNLMGIKKDAEDLKLKLMEEIIKFMKSVQTNFGSDKAYDIYDDVIDLSYQYPEILSVLEVPITNELIGLKELGDNLTLKESHFWNRALDTVNQEEEQMKILQKIYLRHKIVHLMTSVMYNYSCWLQKECNRTPLLLAFDSKLQSFLEALFQDLVDVSFTTDIVLVLLDVCFDASLLKDFGTMDLETQKQCCSWLLIPFSRDTGSTNRLNISENLKKKFFDALQNNCDGTLIKTKSLDLLCTLPLTNIDSCVAEDLKTHFWDIITGITSSNDVSQKRMLLNFYVSILHSFKFPPTWLINEILLPSLNIPELQSIAIHNLFDHFCMKSGAFSVFEVRRDSSVRRKLRCFRCKPSSNALDITSTQTSSSQKQELFAQSDGIRLTVKHLDEYADFEIPANILESLYQSEDNDTRLEMVKLLPILLKHNAHLAINERIVRAWSNLITCNSGEVSITFCKIFTILMDFVAECPLEPQAKDKIIQTVLDKLLEAVKLCLKQSDYNYQSSVMSMVVKFATCVGVSEERLMHLLRMLFFFLMLPKSEVSREATLAASEMCAHYGFTPLDMLNWYRHDMIKLIITISATNYCCYEVSLHKSLYHISRTFQFSGPVNFVTKYYKIILAMLLPWCVKRPKCEDLLQELANIIRRDTTLLLSNSFLTVYPYLFINESASITNQCIDYIMKNTGNTLVHLLHSDIKKTVAEILIFYHINAECVLHAFRSLLAKEDNAEEITTAQMAEYIFSRFLGVLAFFEATLINPETEKAMKRETLRSLGEIIRLLGGPHVTPFRFKIIALLKTALSFEKANFRSDCIKVWRIFICTVDVQQLGPLLSTIFVSLVQFIDQFPEDINYIFHYLVVQNNSLLSQHIPDLFFLDETDVNEDIKSIVAKHIMTDKGVDRFSVKFRELTNQINHENLAVRVFGLKYLKRLFASSRNQVNDAIIGKLTFNPMVEGLLNNLIKSCSDIDSNYRLRAAECIGELGAVAPSYLPPNYAPQDSFALSIHSDAFASMALAELCRAYQFQKDTKLVDSFSLAIQEILVERGVSPNTNKKLEVWFAIPERLRPIMEPLLTSCYTGLAMSTAIECHPIFGSSKAQSCQEWAYLWACQMIEHLEKDNTRNLLKSFKPSIRCDMSTMTLFLPYILLHAIQASPEEYRKKMVEELQFLFNAIMNNNPEIDSPEQQDHYLRGLRTLHFKVDEHSMPSAESETSNMSNECAKFAFSLLDFLEKWKRQWRKVYSLDNSKTDYHNVDGFLEEFNHKMLADINYKCNEFARSLMYLEAYIENDPSFLQENLCFLAKLFTHLNDPDSVEGVMCLKTTEPTLAEQILLHNATGRLHQTAACYERMLQVGDMSPRDIHNLVECYLRLDQPETALLLSESLLNKYYESNVHTLLQEIKAEPLYRLGRFEELDELLETPTVQGSDSWGVVCGSLMISYRKNEHEQFVQKLEQARLAVLKILRNTDLKISAYEKGYEQVLKLHMITEFEKCEQVLNNVRSNGLTQCLADIETLIDNFESRLELLQPAANTVEPIINLRRILLNETKIKINELPTDPQNSSKLKAINETIDSHIGELWMKSTGLASRAKLFEQAHLYILHAESYKPKELFIKKAKLLWEKREVANVFKVLERGLAEIMLTAKVTDPKQLPKDDRMIYAKGKLLIAIYNADSSNVSTSVNQRCFKEAVLANPESETCMVHLAQYLDKLYANFSTDDQDSTKGWELLQDVMTYYGKSMMYGSTYIYQSMPKVLSIWLDFTSRGVQNESYRKICSNMNKLAHRFSETLSPYFFFTAFSQLMSRVAHPSVEVFQVLKSIIVKLILTYPQQSLWMLLSVYKSSYANRVKRCHEIFRDKKLAKTSMQKMITDFNALAEKFIELTNKDLGPMRETKGQVSDVVKSLPILFADGCLTDIMMPIQKCMQLVLDQNSPSFSSYPMNLVYIRGIREEFTILQSLQKPRKITLVGSDGRDYTMMMKPKDDLRKDFRLMEFNAVVKQYLYKDPDAKHRRLNIRTYAVLPLNEECGIIEWVDNLNTFRSILCTYYKQRGLGMPAKELRNYNFKRQESLQKKRDAYLNVLVPRHPSVFGEWFRDRFSNPHNWFQARSSYIRTTAVISIVGYILGLGDRHGENILFDAKTGDSVHVDFNCLFNKGETFEVPELVPFRLTHNMVKAMGPLGVEGLYRKCCEITLRVLQNQTPTLMSVLKPFVYDPLVSWSKITKHDGTTERTDPHAMNNVKHIEERLKGFVRIHGKTSQMPLSVEGQVNHLIIEATNQDNLCQMYIGWAGYM from the exons ATGGATGACGAACCATCCATGGCGGCGTCGCCCAGCTGCAGTGCGCCGGAGCAGCAGGAGCGCGACAAGTCGAGTGCTGTGTGGGAAACACTGATAACGACTCTGATCGACAAGGTAAACAAACGTAGCTCATATTTGGAGAAGATTCTGGACATGATCCGCCGGGATCTAACCTACGATAATCCGGGATTGTTTCCATCTTCTCTCCTGAGTACACCCGACGAAAGGGATCCAGTGCAGGCGTGCAATTTTTGGTTGCTCAACCATTTGCTCCACATCGGTTCAATTGAGGAGTTCTGCAA CATAAAGAAAAGTGTCATCGAGCTTCAAAAAGCAATTCTTTCGGCAAGCTTCGTCAAGCAGTCGTGGTTCTTGTACGAAGCAGCTAATAAATATATGGACATACTAGAAGAACTGAACGCTTTCAATCCAGACAAAGAGCTGATACTCGAAAACTTCCAAATGCCTGAGCAAAACTTTGATAAGCTAAACTGCTCCTGCTCGTTTGCTCCAGTAGTAGTACAGAGCAAAGTATCGAAGGCAACCCTGACGGAAATTTGCATTCATGTTTTGAGCCAGGTGGTCAGTTTGGTAGACGATTTAACTAACCGGAGTCTTCGTGAACGTGCGGCTAACACCGTCACACGAAGCCTCATCGATGGATCACTGGATGAGAAAACACTATGTGTAATGTTCTTCGGCCAGTTTCTGAAACTATGCACTGTCTTCACATCGGATCTGGAACATCTAGTCTGGGAAGTGCTGTCAGTAGTGGAGATCTCTCTGGAGCGGTTCAACAGGTGGTTGAGCAGCGAAATAACTCGAGTCAAATCGTTGGAGCAATTCAAGACTGCTTTAGTGGATTTTTATGGCAAACTGAACGCATTGAGATTCGATCGTAATCCATCAATTTGGAGGCAAAAAATGTTCCAAAGTTCGATGAGGATACTTAAAAATTTGATGGGCATAAAGAAAGATGCTGAAGATCTCAAGCTTAAACTAATGgaggaaataataaaatttatgaaatcCGTCCAAACTAACTTTGGAAGTGATAAAGCCTACGATATTTACGACGATGTGATTGATTTGTCCTATCAGTATCCGGAAATACTGAGTGTTCTGGAAGTGCCTATCACCAATGAATTAATCGGTCTCAAAGAGTTGGGAGACAATTTGACATTGAAAGAGAGTCACTTTTGGAACAGAGCACTCGATACTGTAAATCAGGAAGAAGaacaaatgaaaatattgcagAAGATTTATCTTCGCCACAAAATTGTCCACTTGATGACTAGTGTCATGTACAATTACTCATGTTGGTTGCAGAAGGAATGCAATAGGACGCCGCTTCTTCTTGCGTTCGATTCCAAGTTACAATCCTTCCTGGAAGCGCTATTTCAAGATCTAGTAGACGTTAgttttaccacagatattgTTCTTGTTTTATTGGATGTATGCTTCGACGCGTCCTTGTTGAAAGACTTCGGAACTATGGATCTTGAAACTCAAAAACAGTGTTGCTCCTGGTTGTTAATCCCATTCTCCAGAGACACCGGTTCCACTAACCGCCTAAATATATcggaaaatttgaagaaaaagttTTTCGATGCACTTCAGAATAACTGTGATGGTACCTTGATTAAAACAAAATCGCTCGATCTGCTATGCACGTTGCCTCTGACTAACATCGACAGTTGTGTagcagaagatttgaaaaccCACTTCTGGGACATAATCACAGGCATCACGAGTTCAAACGATGTTTCACAGAAACGTATGCTTCTCAATTTTTATGTCAGTATTCTACATTCCTTCAAGTTTCCTCCAACATGGCTCATCAATGAGATCCTACTGCCATCTCTTAACATACCGGAGCTGCAGTCCATCGCCATTCATAATTTGTTTGATCATTTTTGCATGAAATCTGGCGCCTTCTCAGTGTTCGAGGTCAGACGCGATTCATCAGTGCGGAGGAAACTTCGCTGTTTCCGATGTAAGCCCAGTAGCAATGCTCTGGATATAACGAGCACACAAACCAGTTCATCACAGAAGCAGGAGTTATTCGCCCAGAGTGACGGTATTCGACTCACCGTTAAACATTTGGATGAATATGCTGACTTTGAGATACCAGCCAATATACTGGAATCACTTTATCAATCCGAGGACAATGATACACGGTTGGAAATGGTCAAACTATTGCCCATTTTGCTGAAGCACAACGCCCACTTAGCGATCAACGAGCGGATTGTGCGAGCTTGGAGTAATCTAATTACGTGTAATTCCGGAGAAGTGTCAATCACATTTTGcaaaatatttactattttgatGGATTTCGTTGCG GAGTGTCCATTAGAACCACAGGCAAAGGATAAAATCATCCAAACTGTTCTCGATAAACTATTGGAAGCGGTCAAACTATGTCTGAAACAGTCCGACTACAATTATCAATCGTCTGTGATGAGCATGGTTGTGAAATTTGCAACCTGTGTTGGTGTTAGCGAGGAGCGATTGATGCATCTGTTGCGAATGCTGTTCTTCTTCCTGATGCTTCCCAAATCGGAAGTTTCTCGTGAGGCCACCCTTGCCGCCAGTGAAATGTGTGCACATTATGGCTTTACACCACTGGACATGCTCAACTGGTATCGCCACGACATGATCAAGCTTATAATAACTATCAGTGCCACGAACTACTGCTGCTATGAAGTTTCTCTCCATAAGTCCTTGTATCAT attagTCGAACATTCCAATTCAGCGGACCAGTGAATTTCGTtacaaaatattacaaaattattttggCAATGTTACTGCCGTGGTGTGTTAAG CGTCCAAAATGTGAGGATTTGCTACAGGAACTGGCAAACATAATTCGGAGGGACACGACATTGCTGCTTTCCAATTCCTTTCTCACCGTCTATCCGTACTTGTTCATCAACGAGTCAGCTAGCATTACCAATCAGTGCATTGACTACATCATGAAAAACACTGGCAACACTTTGGTACATCTTTTACATTCTGATATAAAA AAAACGGTTGCCGAAATTTTAATATTCTATCACATCAACGCCGAGTGTGTGCTCCATGCGTTCCGGAGTCTGTTGGCCAAAGAAGACAATGCAGAGGAGATCACCACAGCTCAAATGGCAGAATACATTTTCAGTCGATTTTTAGGTGTGCTTGCGTTCTTTGAAGCTACGCTCATCAACCCGGAGACGGAAAAGGCTATGAAGCGGGAGACATTACGGAGTTTGGGTGAGATTATTCGTCTGCTGGGCGGTCCTCACGTAACACCGTTTCGGTTCAAAATCATCGCACTGCTAAAGACGGCCCTTTCATTCGAGAAAGCAAACTTCAGGAGTGATTGCATTAAAGTATGGCGAATTTTCATTTGTACTGTTGATGTCCAGCAGTTGGGACCACTCCTTAGCACCATATTCGTTTCCTTGGTGCAGTTCATCGATCAATTTCCGGAGGACATAAACTACATTTTCCATTATTTGGTTGTACAGAACAATAGTCTCTTGAGTCAGCATATACCGGATTTGTTCTTTTTGGACGAAACGGATGTAAACGAAGATATAAAAAGCATAGTGGCGAAGCACATCATGACGGACAAGGGTGTTGATCGGTTCTCGGTTAAGTTCAGAGAACTGACCAATCAAATTAATCACGAGAATCTGGCTGTACGAGTGTTCGGATTGAAATATCTCAAACGTCTGTTTGCCAGCAGTCGTAATCAGGTAAATGATGCGATTATCGGCAAACTCACCTTCAATCCGATGGTGGAAGGTTTATTGAACAACTTGATAAAGAGCTGTAGCGATATCGACAGTAACTACCGGTTAAGGGCTGCCGAGTGCATCGGAGAATTGGGTGCTGTGGCTCCCAGTTACCTTCCTCCAAACTACGCCCCACAAGACAGTTTCGCTCTCAGTATCCATTCTGACGCATTTGCCAGTATGGCTCTTGCTGAACTTTGTAGAGCTTATCAGTTTCAGAAAGATACCAAACTTGTGGATAGTTTTTCATTGGCAATTCAAGAAATTTTGGTTGAGCGAGGCGTTTCTCCAAACACAAACAAGAAACTTGAAGTGTGGTTTGCCATACCGGAGCGTCTCAGACCAATTATGGAGCCCCTGCTCACTTCCTGCTACACCGGTCTTGCTATGAGTACTGCCATTGAATGTCATCCGATCTTTGGAAGTTCGAAAGCTCAGTCCTGTCAAGAATGGGCCTATCTATGGGCTTGCCAGATGATCGAACATCTTGAGAAAGACAACACGCGAAACCTGTTAAAATCGTTCAAACCGAGCATTCGCTGCGACATGAGTACGATGACACTGTTTCTGCCATACATCCTTCTGCACGCCATTCAAGCTAGTCCTGAGGAATATCGGAAAAAGATGGTCGAAGAACTGCAGTTTTTGTTCAATGCAATCATGAACAACAATCCCGAAATTGACAGTCCAGAACAGCAAGATCATTATCTCCGAGGGTTGCGAACACTGCATTTTAAGGTGGACGAGCACTCGATGCCTTCAGCGGAATCCGAAACCAGTAACATGTCAAACGAGTGTGCAAAGTTTGCCTTCAGTTTGTTAGATTTTCTGGAAAAATGGAAGCGTCAATGGCGAAAGGTTTATTCACTGGATAACAGTAAGACCGATTATCACAACGTCGACGGATTTCTCGAAGAATTCAATCACAAAATGCTGGCTGACATTAATTATAAATGTAACGAGTTTGCACGCTCATTGATGTACCTCGAAGCGTACATTGAGAATGATCCGTCATTCCTTCAAGAAAACTTATGCTTCTTAGCCAAGTTATTTACCCACCTAAACGATCCCGACTCGGTGGAAGGAGTCATGTGTCTCAAAACTACCGAGCCAACCTTGGCAGAGCAAATTCTTCTTCACAATGCCACCGGTCGCCTCCACCAAACCGCAGCCTGTTACGAACGCATGCTCCAGGTTGGCGACATGAGTCCGCGAGATATTCACAACTTGGTGGAATGCTATCTCCGATTGGATCAACCGGAAACAGCTCTTCTGCTGTCGGAGAGCCTACTGAACAAATACTACGAAAGTAACGTTCACACACTGCTGCAGGAAATCAAAGCAGAACCATTGTACCGGCTCGGTCGTTTTGAAGAGTTGGATGAACTGCTGGAGACTCCAACTGTGCAGGGAAGTGATAGCTGGGGAGTGGTGTGTGGCTCGCTAATGATCAGTTATCGAAAGAACGAACATGAGCAATTCGTCCAGAAGCTGGAGCAAGCACGTTTGGCGGTGTTAAAAATTTTGCGGAACACCGATTTGAAAATTAGCGCCTACGAGAAAGGATACGAACAg GTTCTGAAACTTCACATGATAACCGAATTTGAAAAATGCGAACAAGTGCTGAACAATGTACGTTCGAACGGATTGACACAATGCCTTGCCGACATCGAAACTCTTATAGACAACTTTGAATCTCGCTTAGAGCTACTACAACCAGCCGCTAACACTGTAGAACCTATTATTAATCTCCGTCGTATTCTGTTGAacgaaactaaaataaagataaatGAGTTGCCCACTGATCCTCAAAACAGCAGCAAGCTGAAAGCGATTAACGAAACAATTGATAGTCACATTGGCGAATTATGGATGAAAAGTACTGGGCTTGCGTCCAGAGCAAAACTATTCGAGCAAGCGCATCTCTACATACTTCACGCCGAGAGTTACAAGCCCAAGGAACTGTTCATCAAAAAAGCAAAACTGTTGTGGGAAAAACGAGAAGTGGCAAATGTATTCAAAGTACTTGAACGTGGTCTAGCTGAAATCATGCTCACAGCCAAAGTGACTGATCCTAAGCAGTTACCGAAAGATGACCGAATGATTTACGCCAAAGGGAAACTGTTGATTGCCATATACAATGCCGACTCGTCAAATGTCTCAACAAGTGTCAATCAAAGGTGCTTCAAAGAAGCTGTGCTAGCGAATCCGGAATCGGAGACATGTATGGTGCATTTGGCTCAATATTTGGACAAATTGTACGCCAACTTTTCAACCGATGATCAAGATTCAACTAAAGGCTGGGAACTTCTGCAAGACGTTATGACCTACTATGGCAAATCCATGATGTACGGGTCAACCTACATTTACCAATCGATGCCGAAAGTACTTAGCATTTGGCTTGATTTCACATCCAGGGGTGTTCAGAATGAGTCATACAGGAAAATTTGCTCCAATATGAACAAGCTGGCACACCGATTCAGTGAGACCCTTTCGCCATACTTCTTCTTCACTGCATTCTCTCAGCTGATGAGCCGAGTGGCCCATCCCTCTGTTGAAGTATTTCAAGTCCTGAAGTCCATCATCGTCAAACTCATTCTCACCTACCCACAACAGTCCCTTTGGATGTTACTCAGTGTCTACAAATCATCCTACGCGAACCGAGTCAAACGATGCCACGAAATATTCCGTGACAAAAAACTAGCGAAAACGTCCATGCAGAAAATGATCACCGATTTCAATGCGCTGGCggagaaattcattgaattaaCCAACAAGGATCTAGGTCCAATGAGAGAAACCAAAGGACAAGTTTCGGACGTGGTTAAATCGCTCCCCATACTATTCGCCGATGGTTGTCTGACCGACATAATGATGCCCATCCAGAAGTGTATGCAGCTGGTGTTAGACCAAAACTCGCCCAGCTTTTCTTCGTACCCAATGAATTTGGTGTACATACGAGGTATACGAGAAGAG TTCACAATTCTCCAATCGTTACAAAAACCTCGAAAAATAACACTCGTCGGAAGTGATGGCCGCGATTACACCATGATGATGAAACCAAAGGACGATCTGCGCAAGGACTTCCGGTTGATGGAGTTTAACGCGGTGGTGAAGCAGTACCTCTACAAAGATCCTGATGCCAAACATCGCCGCCTGAACATTCGAACTTATGCGGTTCTCCCTTTGAACGAAGAGTGTGGCATCATAGAGTGGGTGGACAACTTGAACACATTCCGCAGCATTTTGTGCACCTACTACAAGCAACGTGGACTTGGCATGCCG
- the LOC134224762 gene encoding uncharacterized protein LOC134224762 isoform X2 codes for MISNSSSKNDKSKVATEKPKCDKAETTSTKSKERPYKLRHIRSFSRDYQQMSHIPLYCYLCRLQCKDDNRFAKHMTKHGRIFGFIRQVDDYLLEESSFTVRLDYRPDYARTLVYVRNVSPHSVLRLSRAYIHLADGHMKMLIESEMRLPWGTVSKFCFDSCLLSELDRSYGLILVGLADSKTEILELYHLQVTVLSHFVKEQLILKKPTIHCPLLNQYPVPMEKKIIYERFIHSLCDVC; via the exons atgatTTCTAATTCATCATCGAAAAATGATAAAAGTAAGGTCGCAACCGAAAAG CCAAAGTGCGATAAAGCCGAAACAACGTCGACAAAGAGCAAAGAACGTCCATACAAACTGCGACACATTCGGAGCTTCTCCCGCGATTACCAGCAGATGAGTCACATTCCGCTGTACTGCTATTTATGCCGGTTACAGTGCAAAGATGACAACCGTTTCGCCAAACACATGACGAAACACGGGCGCATATTTGGTTTCATTCGTCAGGTTGATGACTACCTTCTGGAGGAATCGAGTTTCACCGTGCGTTTGGACTACCGTCCCGATTACGCCAGAACGTTGGTGTACGTGCGGAACGTGTCACCCCATTCGGTGTTGCGACTTAGCCGGGCCTACATCCACCTGGCAGACGGTCACATGAAGATGCTGATTGAAAGCGAGATGCGCCTTCCTTGGGGTACGGTTTCAAAGTTTTGCTTCGACAGTTGCCTGCTGTCGGAGCTGGATAGAAGCTACGGACTGATATTGGTTGGACTGGCGGACTCAAAGACAGAAATATTGGAACTTTACCACCTGCAAGTGACCGTGTTGAGTCATTTCGTGAAAGAGCAgctaattttgaagaaaccaaCGATTCATTGTCCGCTGTTGAATCAGTATCCGGTACCGATGGAAAAAAAGATCATATACGAGAG ATTTATACACTCATTGTGCGATGTGTGCTGA
- the LOC134224760 gene encoding uncharacterized protein LOC134224760 isoform X2, producing MDDNSYPLAPFNEAVDASDLRREWEEWLRAFELLLELKQIDSQHGKLVFMLARGGRGLQRIYYNLRPVSGEIYPEPSKVPLAPEEIPEFDNAVKRLNHFFVGKRNERVELEVFRSLKQSADESFNHFVLKLRTQASRCDFRDREEKEILQQVTIGARDERVRDKGLESTMDLDELTNYAINRELLMKQKQKSQPFKVESDSASVSAVKQIWNRKQQSKERSSGMTSFKREKPWNEGNRVRSECDRCGSWKHFKDSKMCIARNSKCNNCGRMGHFARKCRAIRKSQLKARSTWKRADEETNTVQDIDGDDMEPLGYRKTSDDSMKDLLTIRMYQKQNLMRGMVQQQQRKETQ from the exons ATGGATGATAACAGTTACCCCTTAGCGCCTTTCAACGAAGCGGTAGATGCATCGGATCTCCGCCGAGAGTGGGAAGAGTGGCTTAGAGCGTTCGAGTTGTTGCTGGAGTTAAAACAGATTGATTCACAGCATGGTAAACTGGTATTCATGCTAGCACGCGGAGGCCGGGGTCTCCAAAGGATTTATTACAATCTGAGGCCAGTATCTGGAGAAATCTATCCAGAACCATCGAAAGTGCCTCTAGCACCAGAAGAAATCCCCGAATTCGATAACGCGGTCAAACGTTTGAATCACTTCTTCGTCGGAAAACGCAATGAGCGGGTCGAATTAGAAGTTTTTCGCTCGCTTAAGCAGTCTGCTGACGAATCTTTCAATCACTTCGTTCTCAAGCTTCGCACGCAAGCTTCCAGATGTGATTTCCGAGACCGGGAGGAGAAGGAAATTTTGCAACAAGTAACTATCGGTGCCAGGGATGAAAGGGTTAGAGACAAAGGTCTCGAGAGCACGATGGACCTCGACGAGTTGACCAACTACGCCATAAATCGAGAACTACTGATGAAGCAAAAGCAGAAATCCCAGCCGTTCAAAGTTGAATCCGACTCAGCTAGCGTCTCAGCGGTGAAACAAATCTGGAACAGAAAGCAACAATCCAAGGAGCGATCTTCCGGAATGACTTCGTTCAAACGAGAGAAGCCGTGGAATGAGGGAAATCGTGTTCGATCGGAATGCGATCGCTGCGGTTCATGGAAACACTTCAAAGACTCGAAAATGTGCATTGCCCGAAATTCCAAATGCAACAATTGCGGCCGTATGGGCCACTTCGCCAGGAAATGCAGAGCAATAAGAAAGTCGCAGCTCAAAGCCCGCAGCACTTGGAAGCGTGCCGATGAGGAGACCAATACCGTACAAGATATCGACGGAGACGACATGGAGCCCCTAGGCTATCGCAAGACGTCGGATGATTCGATGAAG GACCTGCTCACTATCAGGATGTACCAGAAGCAGAACTTGATGAGAGGGATGGTCCAACAACAGCAAAGGAAGGAAACACAATGA
- the LOC134224760 gene encoding uncharacterized protein LOC134224760 isoform X1, whose translation MIDFQMDDNSYPLAPFNEAVDASDLRREWEEWLRAFELLLELKQIDSQHGKLVFMLARGGRGLQRIYYNLRPVSGEIYPEPSKVPLAPEEIPEFDNAVKRLNHFFVGKRNERVELEVFRSLKQSADESFNHFVLKLRTQASRCDFRDREEKEILQQVTIGARDERVRDKGLESTMDLDELTNYAINRELLMKQKQKSQPFKVESDSASVSAVKQIWNRKQQSKERSSGMTSFKREKPWNEGNRVRSECDRCGSWKHFKDSKMCIARNSKCNNCGRMGHFARKCRAIRKSQLKARSTWKRADEETNTVQDIDGDDMEPLGYRKTSDDSMKDLLTIRMYQKQNLMRGMVQQQQRKETQ comes from the exons atgatcgATTTTCAGATGGATGATAACAGTTACCCCTTAGCGCCTTTCAACGAAGCGGTAGATGCATCGGATCTCCGCCGAGAGTGGGAAGAGTGGCTTAGAGCGTTCGAGTTGTTGCTGGAGTTAAAACAGATTGATTCACAGCATGGTAAACTGGTATTCATGCTAGCACGCGGAGGCCGGGGTCTCCAAAGGATTTATTACAATCTGAGGCCAGTATCTGGAGAAATCTATCCAGAACCATCGAAAGTGCCTCTAGCACCAGAAGAAATCCCCGAATTCGATAACGCGGTCAAACGTTTGAATCACTTCTTCGTCGGAAAACGCAATGAGCGGGTCGAATTAGAAGTTTTTCGCTCGCTTAAGCAGTCTGCTGACGAATCTTTCAATCACTTCGTTCTCAAGCTTCGCACGCAAGCTTCCAGATGTGATTTCCGAGACCGGGAGGAGAAGGAAATTTTGCAACAAGTAACTATCGGTGCCAGGGATGAAAGGGTTAGAGACAAAGGTCTCGAGAGCACGATGGACCTCGACGAGTTGACCAACTACGCCATAAATCGAGAACTACTGATGAAGCAAAAGCAGAAATCCCAGCCGTTCAAAGTTGAATCCGACTCAGCTAGCGTCTCAGCGGTGAAACAAATCTGGAACAGAAAGCAACAATCCAAGGAGCGATCTTCCGGAATGACTTCGTTCAAACGAGAGAAGCCGTGGAATGAGGGAAATCGTGTTCGATCGGAATGCGATCGCTGCGGTTCATGGAAACACTTCAAAGACTCGAAAATGTGCATTGCCCGAAATTCCAAATGCAACAATTGCGGCCGTATGGGCCACTTCGCCAGGAAATGCAGAGCAATAAGAAAGTCGCAGCTCAAAGCCCGCAGCACTTGGAAGCGTGCCGATGAGGAGACCAATACCGTACAAGATATCGACGGAGACGACATGGAGCCCCTAGGCTATCGCAAGACGTCGGATGATTCGATGAAG GACCTGCTCACTATCAGGATGTACCAGAAGCAGAACTTGATGAGAGGGATGGTCCAACAACAGCAAAGGAAGGAAACACAATGA